A segment of the Hallerella succinigenes genome:
CCTGTCTCTTTTGTTTTCGCTCTTGACCGTGTTTGTCGCTTGCGAAGATAAGTCTATTTCTCTCGGTTTCAATACCCAGAATCCGACGCCAGAAAATTATGAACTGAAAAGTTCATTGCACGTGCTGTTGGATGTGCCGAAAAACGTGCCGGTCGAAATGCAACAGTCGATGTCAGCAAAAGTCGAGGTTCTGGTGCATTCGGAACTGCTCGCCGCTTATGATGATGGCACAGGTCGCTTTATGCTGCGAGTGGATTCTGCGAACTATTCGTCGGACAATCGCTCGGTGGAAGAAACGGATCACATTCAGCGTTATTTGAAGACTCAGCTGGTGCAATACAAGATGGGAAGCGACGGGGAAATGAGCTCGGTCCGTTTCGACGAAATGGTCGCGCTGCCGGATGTCGGCGATATCGATATCCGTCGCATCTTTCTCAAGGTTCAACCTGTTTTGCCGTCCAGTCCGCTTGCGGTGGGCGATACCTGGGAACGCCAGCAGATGCTGACGGACGACAACAACAAGCAGAGCGTGGTTTACAAATGGTTCAAGCTGGAAGAGGTTTTTGACCGGGACGGCGTAAAAATTGCAAAGCTTCGCATGAATGTGCGTTACAAGCAGAACAGTGAAGACGACGCGCAGATCATGGAAAGCCCGGACTTTGTCTTGGGCTCGGGCACGATTCTCTTTGATATTGCCGCAGGTAAGGTTGTAGAAGGGGAACTCGATATTGAAGGAAAGGTCCGCGTCATCGAAAAGAAGGATGGTGATACCATTCCGGATCTGCGTGTGCGTCAAAAGATCACGCTGAGGAGCGTTCGCGAATGAAACGATTCCTTCTTGCATTCCTTTGCCTTTTCGGTGCAACGTTCGCGGTGACTCCGTTCCCGGCGATCAAGCATCACAAGGTGGTTTTGACCGAGGTTTCGTCTCCGTATGTGTTGGAAACGAGCTTTGTGCTTGGTATGGATGATACACTTCAGATTGAGCCGGGCGTGGAAGTTTTTTTTAGCGGTTACGCCAAGCTTTATTTGCGCGGAACGGTGCGTATAGAAGGAACGGTGCAAAAGCCGGTCGCCTTTATGAATGCGGATTCCTCGGAATCGTGGAACGGCTTGTATTTTTCGACGGGTGAAAATTATTTCTATGTCAAAAATCTGCGGGTGGAAAATTCCTTCCGCAACACGGTCATCCGTTCGCAGGGTCTTTTTGAAAACGTGAAGTTTGTGAATAACTATTACGGACTTTGGGTGGAAAATTCCCCGAATTTCGATTTGGTCGGCTGTGAATTCAAACGCAACCGTTTCGCTCTTTCGGTGGGCGTCGGCTCGGTGCGTTTTAGAAATACGAAAATACACGAAAACGTTTTTGGACTTTATCTTTACAAGGGAACCTCGTTCGACGGTGAAGCAAAGTCCATATCGAACAACCTGGAAGCGGACGTCCGCAAGGAATCCGACGATCTTGCTGGCAAGGGTCGCAAGGTTTCCAGAAGCGTTTGGCAGAGAATCGAA
Coding sequences within it:
- a CDS encoding right-handed parallel beta-helix repeat-containing protein, which translates into the protein MKRFLLAFLCLFGATFAVTPFPAIKHHKVVLTEVSSPYVLETSFVLGMDDTLQIEPGVEVFFSGYAKLYLRGTVRIEGTVQKPVAFMNADSSESWNGLYFSTGENYFYVKNLRVENSFRNTVIRSQGLFENVKFVNNYYGLWVENSPNFDLVGCEFKRNRFALSVGVGSVRFRNTKIHENVFGLYLYKGTSFDGEAKSISNNLEADVRKESDDLAGKGRKVSRSVWQRIESGF